In the genome of Hymenobacter cellulosivorans, one region contains:
- a CDS encoding DoxX family protein, with translation MKTTNILYWVSTGFFCAMMLMSGIINVLSTPEAVEGLQHLGYPAYLLPFLGVAKILGVLALLVPGFPHLREWAYAGFVFDLAGAMYSGLSVGDPVAQWLPIGVGFLIIAVSYRTNQRRTQALAEPKSQLSVA, from the coding sequence ATGAAAACGACCAACATTCTCTACTGGGTTTCGACCGGCTTCTTCTGCGCCATGATGCTTATGTCGGGCATTATCAACGTGCTTAGCACGCCTGAGGCCGTGGAAGGGCTCCAGCACCTAGGCTATCCGGCTTACCTGCTGCCGTTTCTGGGTGTGGCCAAAATTCTGGGAGTGCTGGCTTTGCTGGTGCCCGGCTTTCCGCACCTGCGCGAATGGGCCTACGCCGGCTTTGTCTTCGATTTGGCCGGGGCTATGTACTCGGGCCTGTCGGTGGGCGACCCAGTGGCCCAGTGGCTGCCGATTGGGGTGGGTTTTCTCATCATTGCCGTGTCGTACCGCACCAACCAACGCCGGACCCAGGCCCTAGCTGAGCCCAAATCCCAGCTCAGCGTGGCCTAA
- a CDS encoding transporter substrate-binding domain-containing protein, whose amino-acid sequence MKLLLISGCLLTVSSMIYLMSLGDGLYEKMVDRAPGAAQGTLARVRGTVLRVGYTPATPGQKNPSSILPQGPDAVLITGLARQLSANVEWVPGSEQQLYRALRNRKIDLLIGNLTEQTPGKDNTAPTRPHLENANYAYLRYKSRGRIAEPQQPARTPPAPQDSTAAQPEPVALTDGRELAKTNPVIAVPAGEKAWLAALETYLNQHQLASTGRQRQR is encoded by the coding sequence ATGAAACTACTCCTGATTAGTGGTTGCTTACTGACCGTAAGCAGTATGATTTACCTGATGTCGTTGGGTGACGGACTGTACGAGAAGATGGTCGACCGGGCACCCGGCGCCGCGCAGGGTACTTTGGCTCGGGTCCGGGGCACGGTGCTCCGGGTCGGCTACACGCCTGCTACCCCGGGCCAGAAGAACCCGTCTTCTATTTTGCCCCAGGGCCCGGATGCGGTGCTTATTACCGGGCTGGCCCGCCAGCTGTCGGCCAACGTAGAGTGGGTGCCCGGCAGCGAGCAGCAGCTTTACCGCGCGCTCCGCAACCGAAAAATTGACTTACTTATCGGCAACCTCACCGAGCAAACGCCGGGCAAAGACAATACTGCCCCAACCCGCCCCCACTTAGAAAACGCGAACTACGCTTACCTGCGCTACAAAAGTCGCGGGCGGATCGCAGAGCCCCAGCAACCAGCCAGGACGCCCCCTGCACCCCAGGATTCTACTGCGGCCCAGCCGGAGCCCGTAGCCTTGACCGATGGCCGTGAGCTTGCCAAAACCAATCCGGTTATAGCTGTGCCGGCCGGCGAAAAGGCTTGGCTGGCGGCTCTGGAAACTTACCTCAACCAGCATCAGCTGGCTAGCACCGGCCGACAGCGGCAGCGGTAG
- a CDS encoding Na+/H+ antiporter, translating to MHNNALHETILLVLGLLFAMLLLVMLSQKLRISYPIFLVLAGLALSFVPGLPLITVDPDLIFLIFLPPLLYQAAWDTSWKDFWRWKRPIALLAFGLVFFTSTIVAYVSSSIIPGFTLALGFLLGGIISPPDAVAATSVLKGIKVPRQVTAILEGESLINDASSLIVFRFALAAVVSGTFSWHEATTSFVLASGLGLVVGLAVGYGFYLIHRYLPTTPSINTVLTFLAPYVMYLLAEEFHFSGVLAVVSGGLMLSYHSHRVFDADTRLQTNSVWTSVGFALNGLVFILIGLELPVAVQGLGNYSLQQAITYSLIISAIVIIIRLVWMFPAAFVPRWLFRSIRTQETSPGWQGPVIIGWAGMRGVVSLASALSVPLLLSNGQAFPQRNLILFITFVVILVTLVFQGLTLPAIIRLTRVADTEERMPTDEQEAGIRLRLRHVALAHLAREYADDIRDNEMISALQHRMQAEAQRTGNLLEALDYDETKRRALQRYHQVLLDVLQVQREELFVLRQEDVFEEEMLRHQEAQLDLDEAKISHMPH from the coding sequence ATGCACAACAACGCCCTACACGAAACAATTTTGCTGGTTCTGGGCCTGCTGTTTGCCATGCTGCTGCTCGTGATGCTGAGCCAGAAGCTGCGCATCTCCTACCCTATCTTCTTGGTGCTGGCTGGCCTAGCTTTGAGCTTCGTGCCTGGCCTGCCCCTCATCACCGTCGACCCCGACCTAATTTTCCTGATTTTTCTGCCGCCTCTGCTTTACCAGGCCGCCTGGGACACGTCGTGGAAAGACTTTTGGCGCTGGAAGAGGCCCATTGCCCTACTGGCCTTCGGGCTGGTGTTCTTCACTTCTACCATCGTGGCCTACGTGTCGAGCAGCATCATTCCGGGCTTCACGCTGGCCCTGGGGTTTCTGCTGGGCGGCATCATCTCCCCACCCGATGCAGTGGCGGCCACTTCGGTGCTCAAGGGCATTAAAGTACCGCGGCAGGTAACGGCCATCCTGGAGGGCGAGAGTCTGATCAACGATGCCAGCAGCCTGATCGTGTTCCGCTTTGCCCTGGCCGCGGTGGTATCGGGCACGTTTTCCTGGCACGAAGCCACCACCAGCTTCGTGCTGGCCAGCGGCCTGGGCCTGGTCGTCGGGCTGGCCGTGGGCTACGGCTTCTACCTGATTCACCGCTACTTACCCACCACGCCCAGCATCAACACCGTGCTGACCTTCCTGGCGCCCTACGTGATGTACCTGCTGGCCGAGGAATTCCACTTCTCGGGCGTGCTGGCCGTGGTCAGCGGCGGGCTGATGCTGTCTTATCACTCGCACCGGGTCTTCGACGCCGACACCCGCCTGCAAACCAACAGCGTGTGGACCAGCGTTGGATTTGCTCTCAATGGCTTGGTCTTCATCCTCATCGGGCTGGAGCTGCCGGTAGCCGTGCAGGGTTTGGGCAACTACTCCCTGCAGCAAGCCATTACCTACAGCCTCATTATCAGCGCTATTGTCATTATCATTCGGCTGGTCTGGATGTTCCCGGCGGCCTTTGTACCGCGCTGGCTGTTCCGCAGCATCCGGACCCAGGAAACCAGCCCCGGCTGGCAGGGCCCGGTTATCATCGGCTGGGCCGGCATGCGGGGGGTGGTGTCGTTGGCCTCGGCTCTCTCGGTACCTCTGCTACTGAGCAATGGGCAGGCGTTTCCGCAGCGCAACCTAATTCTGTTCATCACCTTCGTCGTAATTCTGGTGACGCTCGTGTTTCAGGGCCTGACCCTGCCCGCCATCATCCGCCTGACCCGGGTGGCCGACACCGAGGAGCGTATGCCCACCGACGAGCAGGAAGCCGGTATCCGCCTGCGCCTGCGCCACGTCGCCCTGGCCCATCTGGCCCGGGAGTACGCCGACGATATCCGGGACAATGAGATGATTAGCGCCCTGCAGCACCGCATGCAGGCCGAAGCCCAGCGCACCGGCAACCTGCTCGAAGCCCTGGACTACGACGAAACCAAGCGCCGGGCCCTGCAGCGCTACCATCAGGTACTGCTCGACGTGCTGCAAGTGCAGCGGGAGGAGCTGTTCGTACTGCGGCAGGAAGACGTATTTGAGGAAGAAATGCTGCGCCACCAGGAAGCCCAGCTCGACCTAGACGAAGCCAAAATCAGCCACATGCCTCACTAA
- a CDS encoding Dyp-type peroxidase, with product MMEEPVLELDDIQGNIFPGFKKDNQHFLFFRITEPTAARAWLKALAPRLSSASEVSVAHALWKHMRRRLAHEPNNLDFLFLNCAFSAAGLQTLGIEGVAEFEDEAFQLGLEARAGIIGDPSSGSGALGAPDTWLVGAGAAKPAVLLTIASDDQAWILQQEAELIQQAVQHGFELLHIDHGRVRPGALSGHEHFGFRDGISFPAIRGRASAATTDFVEPRSWPAGPQFDQQRQLYASPGRQLVWPGHFLFGYPGQWKDKPAEARPGSEPVGPAWARNGSFLVYRRLNQDVDRFHRFLTAAATELREQGFDPDMTPKQLGALLVGRWPSGWPVMRGPDQGPNQEGENYFSFTAAQASPLPNDPHPLNQADFGGNICPFASHIRKVQPRDDGTDLGNMERTFQRLMLRRGITFGPELDDHAAERGLLFVSFQSSITNQFEFVMNNWVNDEDKPKGGSGFDAILGSKSNFTIQLRKNDTKVPLLIPGGWVHATGGEYFFTPGIRFFTEVL from the coding sequence GGCTAGCGAAGTCAGCGTGGCTCACGCCCTGTGGAAGCACATGCGTCGGCGGCTGGCCCACGAACCCAACAACCTGGACTTTCTCTTTCTCAACTGCGCTTTCTCGGCCGCGGGCCTCCAAACCCTGGGTATCGAGGGCGTGGCTGAGTTTGAGGACGAAGCCTTTCAGCTGGGGCTGGAAGCCCGGGCCGGCATTATCGGCGACCCTAGTTCGGGTAGTGGGGCTCTTGGGGCTCCCGATACGTGGCTGGTAGGCGCTGGGGCGGCCAAACCGGCCGTACTACTGACCATAGCCAGCGACGACCAGGCCTGGATTCTGCAGCAGGAGGCGGAACTCATTCAGCAAGCCGTGCAGCATGGGTTCGAGCTGCTCCACATCGATCACGGCCGGGTGCGGCCTGGCGCCCTGTCAGGGCACGAGCATTTTGGCTTCCGCGACGGAATTTCATTTCCTGCCATTCGGGGCCGGGCCTCCGCCGCGACCACCGACTTTGTCGAGCCCCGCTCCTGGCCGGCCGGCCCGCAGTTTGACCAGCAACGCCAGCTCTATGCCAGTCCAGGCCGACAGTTGGTGTGGCCGGGCCACTTTCTGTTTGGGTATCCGGGGCAATGGAAAGATAAGCCGGCCGAGGCGCGGCCCGGCTCGGAGCCAGTTGGGCCAGCCTGGGCCCGCAACGGCTCCTTTTTGGTATACCGCCGTCTGAATCAGGATGTGGACCGCTTTCACAGGTTTCTGACGGCGGCTGCCACCGAGTTACGAGAACAGGGCTTCGACCCGGATATGACGCCGAAGCAACTGGGGGCCCTGCTGGTGGGACGCTGGCCCTCGGGCTGGCCAGTGATGCGCGGCCCCGACCAAGGCCCTAACCAGGAGGGCGAAAACTACTTCAGCTTTACGGCCGCCCAAGCGTCGCCTCTGCCCAACGACCCGCACCCGTTAAACCAAGCCGACTTTGGAGGCAATATCTGTCCGTTTGCCAGCCACATCCGCAAGGTGCAGCCCCGCGACGACGGTACCGACCTGGGCAACATGGAGCGAACCTTCCAGCGCCTGATGCTCCGGCGCGGTATTACCTTCGGTCCTGAGCTTGATGACCACGCTGCCGAACGGGGCCTGCTGTTTGTTTCCTTTCAGTCGTCCATCACCAATCAATTTGAATTCGTGATGAACAACTGGGTAAACGACGAAGACAAGCCCAAAGGCGGCAGCGGATTCGACGCTATTTTGGGTAGCAAAAGCAACTTCACGATCCAGCTCCGGAAGAACGACACCAAGGTTCCGCTCCTGATTCCCGGGGGCTGGGTGCATGCCACCGGCGGCGAGTATTTTTTTACGCCGGGCATCCGCTTCTTTACCGAGGTTTTGTAA